The following are from one region of the Paenibacillus sabinae T27 genome:
- the cmpA gene encoding cortex morphogenetic protein CmpA, protein MPQWLSHQLMKAYYKKDRRQIKLLNECWFFYRDSAVKR, encoded by the coding sequence TTGCCGCAGTGGCTCAGCCATCAGCTAATGAAAGCTTATTACAAAAAAGACCGGCGGCAGATCAAGCTGCTGAACGAATGCTGGTTCTTCTACCGGGATTCCGCTGTCAAGCGCTAG
- a CDS encoding SprT family protein, with protein sequence MTNEELQRWIERVSRESFGLPFRHKASFNSRLSSTGGRYFMKSHNIEINPRQLEAYGPEETEKIIKHELCHYHLHLAKRGYRHRDADFKALLAKVGGSRYCQHLPGAKARKPLPYRYKLICQQCSTEYLRKRKVNPQRYRCGKCAGPLKLAVIDEAGAKRKA encoded by the coding sequence ATGACGAACGAAGAACTGCAGCGATGGATTGAGCGGGTGTCGCGGGAAAGCTTCGGATTGCCTTTTCGCCACAAAGCGTCGTTTAACAGCCGGCTGTCCTCTACAGGAGGACGGTACTTTATGAAGAGCCATAACATCGAGATCAATCCCCGCCAGCTTGAGGCGTACGGACCCGAAGAGACGGAGAAGATCATCAAGCATGAGCTTTGCCACTACCACCTCCATCTGGCCAAAAGAGGATACCGCCACCGGGACGCCGACTTCAAGGCGCTGCTCGCCAAGGTGGGAGGAAGCCGGTACTGCCAGCACCTTCCCGGAGCCAAGGCGAGGAAGCCGCTGCCTTACCGCTACAAGCTGATATGCCAGCAGTGCAGCACGGAGTATCTCCGCAAGCGCAAGGTGAATCCGCAGCGCTACCGCTGCGGGAAATGTGCCGGCCCGCTGAAGCTGGCAGTTATTGATGAAGCCGGGGCCAAAAGAAAGGCATAG
- a CDS encoding Lrp/AsnC family transcriptional regulator, translating into MSQALIDETDLLILRQLIQDSTLSHKEIGRTVHMTGQAVGARIRRMRELGVITGYSVGWNPEKLGLHVHALITVFLNSGGAHRTFLQFVEAEEEIEEAYRVSGEGCYWMRARTQSPQRLNELLDRLLKYGNYKVSLDIGRIK; encoded by the coding sequence ATGAGCCAAGCGCTTATAGACGAGACCGATCTGCTTATTCTGCGTCAGCTGATTCAGGACTCCACACTTAGCCATAAGGAGATCGGAAGGACGGTTCATATGACGGGGCAGGCTGTAGGGGCGCGTATCCGCAGGATGAGGGAGCTGGGCGTCATTACGGGTTATTCGGTAGGCTGGAATCCGGAAAAGCTGGGGCTTCACGTGCACGCCCTGATCACCGTATTCCTGAATTCAGGCGGCGCCCACCGGACGTTCCTGCAGTTCGTTGAAGCCGAGGAAGAGATTGAAGAGGCTTACCGTGTCAGCGGCGAGGGCTGTTATTGGATGCGGGCGCGTACGCAAAGTCCGCAGCGGCTGAACGAGCTGCTCGATCGGCTGCTGAAGTATGGAAATTATAAGGTGAGCTTGGACATCGGCCGGATCAAGTAG
- a CDS encoding MBL fold metallo-hydrolase — translation MKLQLIRHASLWLEYGGLTFLIDPMLGEQGAYPPIINSGNERRNPLVGLPGPVEEWLRPDAVVVTHLHNDHWDPAAASLLPKDVPLFCQKQDRETLESQGFTAAVPVEQEVEFQGVRIMRTGGRHGTGIIGRKMGPVSGFVFRAPGEPVLYIAGDTIWCDEVREALDWLRPEVAVVNAGEARFAAGCPITMGGRDIATLRGHAPGMQVVAVHMDAINHCLLTRDKLREGLEKKGGSGSVLIPADGEQLYF, via the coding sequence ATGAAGCTGCAATTGATCAGACATGCTTCACTTTGGCTGGAATATGGCGGATTGACCTTCCTGATCGATCCGATGCTCGGTGAACAGGGAGCCTATCCGCCGATCATAAACAGCGGCAATGAACGGAGAAACCCGCTAGTCGGCCTCCCCGGTCCAGTGGAAGAATGGCTGCGTCCAGACGCCGTCGTCGTAACCCATCTTCACAATGACCACTGGGACCCCGCGGCGGCGTCTCTGCTGCCCAAAGATGTTCCGCTGTTCTGCCAGAAACAGGATAGGGAGACGCTCGAATCACAGGGCTTTACCGCAGCCGTTCCCGTTGAACAGGAGGTGGAGTTTCAAGGAGTTCGCATCATGCGGACCGGGGGAAGGCACGGCACCGGAATTATCGGACGGAAGATGGGGCCGGTATCCGGCTTTGTGTTCCGGGCGCCTGGCGAGCCTGTGCTCTACATCGCAGGAGATACGATCTGGTGCGATGAGGTGCGGGAGGCGCTTGACTGGCTCCGGCCGGAGGTTGCGGTCGTCAATGCGGGCGAAGCGAGGTTCGCGGCCGGATGCCCCATCACCATGGGTGGACGTGATATCGCGACCCTGCGCGGCCATGCTCCCGGAATGCAAGTGGTAGCCGTTCACATGGATGCGATCAACCACTGCCTGCTGACCAGGGATAAGCTGCGTGAAGGGCTTGAGAAGAAAGGCGGGTCCGGCAGCGTACTCATTCCGGCGGACGGGGAACAGCTTTATTTTTAA
- a CDS encoding branched-chain amino acid ABC transporter permease codes for MEYFIQQLINGISVGSIYALIALGYTMVYGIIKLINFAHGDVFMVGSFIGLFSARYLASAGLPPVLVLILSLVFSMVVSALLGITIERLAYKPLRKSTRIAALITAIGVSFLLEYTGVLVLGPQAQGFPDILTKKQYQLFGTSIQVESNQIMILITTIILMIILQYIVRYTKTGKAMRAVSFDMEAARLMGINVDRTISATFAIGSALAAAAGVIFGMTYNSVDPLMGVMPGLKAFVAAVLGGIGSIPGALVGGLLLGTVETEISSLGYSSWRDGVAFAVLILILIFKPSGLFGKNVREKV; via the coding sequence ATGGAGTATTTTATTCAGCAATTAATTAACGGGATTTCCGTAGGCAGCATTTATGCGCTGATCGCCCTGGGCTATACCATGGTTTACGGAATTATCAAGCTGATCAACTTTGCACATGGGGATGTGTTTATGGTTGGCTCGTTTATCGGGTTGTTCAGCGCCAGATATCTGGCCTCGGCGGGTCTTCCTCCGGTGCTTGTTCTGATTCTGTCTCTGGTTTTCTCCATGGTCGTCAGTGCGCTGCTCGGCATCACCATTGAGCGTCTGGCTTACAAGCCGCTGCGCAAATCCACACGGATTGCAGCGCTCATTACGGCTATCGGCGTATCCTTTTTACTGGAATATACCGGTGTTCTCGTACTCGGGCCGCAAGCTCAAGGTTTCCCGGATATTCTGACGAAGAAGCAGTATCAATTGTTCGGCACTTCCATACAGGTGGAATCCAATCAGATTATGATTCTGATTACAACGATTATTCTGATGATTATTTTGCAATATATTGTACGTTATACCAAGACCGGTAAAGCGATGCGGGCGGTATCGTTCGATATGGAAGCGGCGCGTCTGATGGGGATCAACGTCGACCGTACCATCTCAGCAACCTTTGCTATCGGTTCCGCGCTGGCGGCTGCGGCCGGTGTTATTTTTGGCATGACATACAACTCCGTTGACCCGCTTATGGGGGTTATGCCGGGGCTGAAAGCTTTTGTCGCAGCGGTACTTGGCGGTATCGGAAGCATTCCGGGCGCACTTGTGGGCGGTTTGCTGCTGGGTACGGTAGAGACGGAAATCTCTTCGCTGGGATATTCGTCCTGGCGTGACGGTGTAGCTTTTGCCGTGCTGATCCTGATCCTTATCTTTAAACCATCCGGGCTGTTCGGTAAAAATGTCCGGGAGAAAGTGTAG
- a CDS encoding branched-chain amino acid ABC transporter permease, which produces MSGRKCRRGNGVKKLNKKFWLGIIAAVALYGVVQVLLTTGGLDDVQESMLLLICVNVILAVSLNLINGITGQFSIGHAGFMSVGAYTSAILTLDYDVPFIFAILAGGILAAICGVLIGMPTLRLKGDYLAIATLGFGEIIRIVLLNTEYVGGASGLSGIPAKSTWTIMFFFMLITIVLINNFIRSTHGRACLAIRENEIAAEAMGINTTLYKVIAFTIGALFAGIAGGLSAHTFYVITPGSFNFLKSFEILVMVVLGGLGSTAGSIVGAVFVTLLYTYLRDFPEWRMIIYSIVLILMMIFRPGGLLGSTKFSLKKLGKKEAKANGGISDSSAS; this is translated from the coding sequence ATGTCCGGGAGAAAGTGTAGGAGGGGAAACGGTGTGAAGAAATTAAATAAAAAATTCTGGCTTGGCATTATCGCAGCTGTGGCTTTGTATGGAGTTGTGCAAGTTCTGCTAACAACCGGAGGATTGGACGATGTTCAAGAATCCATGCTCCTTCTGATCTGTGTCAATGTTATTCTGGCCGTATCGCTTAACCTGATTAACGGCATTACCGGACAATTCTCCATCGGCCATGCCGGGTTTATGTCTGTCGGCGCCTACACGTCGGCCATTCTGACCCTTGACTATGATGTTCCATTTATTTTCGCTATCCTTGCTGGAGGGATATTGGCTGCAATTTGCGGTGTGCTGATCGGGATGCCTACGCTTCGCCTGAAGGGCGACTATTTGGCGATCGCGACGCTCGGCTTCGGCGAAATTATCCGGATTGTCCTGCTCAACACGGAATACGTCGGCGGGGCTTCTGGTCTTAGCGGCATTCCGGCCAAATCGACATGGACGATCATGTTCTTCTTCATGTTAATTACGATTGTGCTGATTAATAACTTTATCCGCTCCACACACGGCCGGGCTTGCCTTGCCATCCGCGAGAACGAAATCGCAGCCGAAGCGATGGGGATTAACACAACGCTGTACAAGGTCATTGCTTTTACGATCGGCGCACTGTTCGCAGGGATTGCCGGGGGGCTGTCTGCCCATACGTTCTACGTAATCACCCCGGGCAGCTTCAACTTCCTGAAGTCGTTCGAAATTCTCGTTATGGTCGTTCTCGGCGGACTCGGAAGCACAGCCGGTTCGATCGTCGGCGCTGTTTTCGTCACCCTGCTCTATACTTACCTCCGGGATTTCCCGGAATGGCGGATGATTATTTACTCGATCGTTTTGATTCTGATGATGATTTTCCGTCCGGGCGGTCTGCTTGGAAGCACGAAATTCTCTCTCAAGAAGCTCGGTAAAAAGGAGGCGAAGGCAAATGGCGGCATCAGCGACAGCAGTGCTTCTTGA
- a CDS encoding ABC transporter ATP-binding protein — protein sequence MAASATAVLLDVKEASRSFGGLKALSEVSLHIKKGELIGLIGPNGAGKTTLFNLLTGVYPPSTGSIILNNESVGGMKPFKINHKGAARTFQNIRLFTAMTVLENVKIAFHQHAKHSLFTSMLRLPKHFKGENEITQKAMDILKIFNLDDQSEELAGNLSYGNQRRLEIARALAAGPRLLLLDEPAAGMNPNETRDLMNLIAWIRKEFDLTILLIEHDMSLVMGVCDRIYVLDRGILIANGTPSEIRSNPKVIEAYLGQEA from the coding sequence ATGGCGGCATCAGCGACAGCAGTGCTTCTTGATGTTAAGGAAGCCAGCCGTTCCTTCGGGGGACTAAAAGCGCTCAGCGAGGTTTCTCTTCATATTAAAAAAGGCGAACTGATCGGTCTCATCGGACCGAACGGCGCCGGCAAAACGACGCTGTTCAATCTGCTGACCGGTGTCTACCCGCCTTCCACAGGCAGCATTATACTTAACAATGAGTCAGTTGGCGGCATGAAACCGTTCAAGATCAACCATAAAGGAGCCGCGCGCACCTTCCAAAACATCCGGCTGTTTACGGCAATGACCGTGCTGGAGAACGTTAAAATTGCCTTCCATCAGCATGCCAAGCACTCTTTGTTCACTTCCATGCTTCGCCTGCCGAAGCATTTCAAGGGAGAGAATGAGATTACGCAGAAGGCGATGGATATTCTCAAGATATTCAATCTCGACGACCAAAGCGAAGAGCTTGCCGGAAATCTCAGCTATGGCAACCAGCGCCGCCTTGAAATTGCACGGGCGCTTGCGGCCGGACCGAGGCTGCTGCTGCTCGACGAGCCGGCGGCCGGCATGAACCCGAACGAGACACGCGATTTGATGAACCTCATCGCCTGGATCCGCAAGGAGTTTGACCTTACGATTCTTCTCATCGAGCATGACATGTCGCTTGTTATGGGAGTCTGCGACCGGATTTATGTACTCGACCGCGGAATACTCATTGCCAACGGTACGCCGTCAGAGATCCGGAGCAATCCAAAGGTTATCGAAGCGTATTTGGGACAGGAGGCGTAA
- a CDS encoding ABC transporter ATP-binding protein, which translates to MLTVQGINVYYGAIHALKDLSINVNQGEIVTLIGANGAGKSTLLKTLSGLLKPKTGSIEFLGKSITNQSVQAIVKQGLIHCPEGRRVFANMSVEENLELGAYLQDSSNLAADFEKVYNTFPRLRERKKQQAGTLSGGEQQMLAMGRAIMGHPKLLLLDEPSMGLAPLLVQDIFKIIQEVNAAGTTVLLVEQNAHQALKIAHRAYVLETGRVVLEGDAKELADSEEIKMAYLGH; encoded by the coding sequence ATGCTTACAGTACAGGGAATCAACGTTTACTATGGAGCCATTCACGCTCTGAAGGATCTCAGCATCAACGTCAACCAGGGGGAGATCGTTACGCTGATCGGTGCCAACGGCGCCGGAAAGTCAACGCTTCTCAAGACGCTTTCGGGATTGCTTAAACCCAAGACGGGAAGCATTGAATTCCTGGGCAAATCCATTACGAACCAGAGCGTTCAGGCGATCGTTAAGCAGGGGCTCATTCATTGTCCTGAAGGACGGCGCGTGTTTGCTAATATGTCGGTAGAAGAAAATCTCGAGCTCGGCGCTTATTTGCAGGATTCCAGCAATTTGGCCGCCGATTTCGAGAAAGTCTACAATACATTCCCAAGGCTGCGGGAACGCAAGAAGCAGCAGGCCGGAACGTTGTCCGGTGGCGAGCAGCAAATGCTCGCTATGGGCCGCGCCATTATGGGACATCCGAAGCTGCTGCTGCTGGATGAACCTTCCATGGGCCTTGCCCCGCTTCTCGTGCAGGACATTTTCAAGATTATTCAGGAAGTGAACGCGGCTGGAACGACCGTGCTGCTGGTTGAACAAAATGCGCATCAGGCACTCAAAATTGCCCACCGCGCCTATGTTCTGGAAACCGGCCGAGTCGTGCTGGAAGGAGACGCCAAGGAATTGGCCGATTCGGAAGAAATCAAGATGGCTTATCTTGGGCACTAA
- a CDS encoding ABC transporter substrate-binding protein, whose product MKKIGAIILSTVLTAVLAAGCGSNNTESSGNSANGGSSAGDTIKIGADLELTGGQASFGDSASKGAKLAVQQINDAGGVLGKKLELVVADNASKSEEATQAAQKLITDDKVVTIIGASTSTNTLGIVPVATEKQIPLVAVGATNPKVTVDERTSKVNEWVFRTAFIDPFQGQVMANFATNSLKAKTAVIYTDTSSDYSKGLQKFFEETFTKNGGKILSQESYQQKDSDFKAVLTRIKAANPDVIYLPGYYEEVGKILKQAREMGITVPFMGGDGWDSPQLAEIAGAAALDNTFMSNHYSPEDTAPEVTSFVDAYKAANGGAVPDGMAALGYDAVKLVADAITRAGAAEPAKIKDALAATKDLQLATGKVSLNETHDPVKAAVVLKFVGGKQTFETKVNP is encoded by the coding sequence ATGAAGAAAATCGGGGCCATTATTTTGTCGACAGTGCTGACTGCCGTATTGGCAGCAGGCTGCGGCAGCAACAACACAGAGAGCAGCGGAAATTCCGCAAACGGCGGCAGCTCTGCCGGAGACACAATTAAAATCGGTGCTGACCTCGAGCTCACAGGCGGTCAAGCCTCCTTCGGCGACTCCGCATCCAAAGGCGCTAAGCTGGCTGTTCAGCAGATTAACGACGCTGGCGGCGTGCTTGGCAAGAAGCTGGAGCTGGTTGTAGCCGATAACGCTTCGAAATCCGAGGAAGCAACGCAAGCTGCACAAAAACTGATCACCGACGATAAGGTTGTTACCATTATCGGTGCATCGACTTCCACCAACACATTGGGTATCGTTCCGGTTGCTACGGAAAAGCAAATTCCGCTCGTAGCTGTTGGCGCTACCAACCCTAAAGTTACTGTTGATGAGCGTACAAGCAAAGTGAACGAGTGGGTGTTCCGCACGGCCTTTATCGATCCTTTCCAAGGTCAGGTTATGGCTAACTTTGCCACCAACTCGCTGAAAGCTAAAACAGCTGTCATCTACACGGATACTTCCAGTGACTACTCGAAAGGTCTGCAGAAGTTCTTCGAAGAAACCTTTACGAAGAATGGCGGAAAAATCTTGAGCCAGGAGTCTTACCAACAAAAAGACTCCGACTTCAAAGCTGTATTGACTCGCATCAAAGCAGCAAATCCGGACGTTATCTACCTGCCGGGCTACTATGAAGAAGTCGGCAAAATTCTGAAACAAGCACGCGAAATGGGCATTACGGTTCCGTTCATGGGCGGCGACGGATGGGATTCTCCGCAGCTGGCTGAAATCGCAGGCGCAGCGGCTTTGGACAACACCTTCATGTCCAACCACTATTCGCCGGAGGATACCGCTCCTGAAGTTACTTCTTTCGTTGACGCCTACAAGGCAGCCAATGGCGGAGCAGTACCGGACGGCATGGCAGCCCTTGGCTATGATGCTGTAAAACTGGTAGCCGATGCCATTACCCGTGCAGGAGCTGCTGAACCGGCCAAGATTAAAGATGCCCTGGCAGCGACCAAGGATCTGCAGCTGGCTACCGGCAAAGTTTCGTTGAACGAAACGCATGACCCGGTTAAAGCGGCTGTCGTACTGAAATTCGTGGGCGGCAAGCAAACGTTCGAAACCAAGGTTAATCCGTAA
- the ald gene encoding alanine dehydrogenase — protein MIVGIPKEIKNNENRVGITPAGVEALKKAGHTVLIETSAGAGSGFDDSEYRDKGAEILSSASEVWSRAEMVIKVKEPLPEEYGFFRRNLILFTYLHLAPEAGLTKALVESGVVAVGYETIQLEDGSLPLLTPMSEVAGRMAVQIGAGLLEKPHGGKGILMGGVPGVKPAEVVIVGGGVVGTNAAKVAIGMGARVTILDLNANRLRELDDIFGGRLITIMSDSYHLEEAVRKADLLIGAVLIPGARAPKLIKEYMVRQMTEGSVIVDVAIDQGGSIETIDRITTHENPTYIKHGVVHYAVANMPGAVARTSTLALTNVTIPYALQIANLGILEAAEGNTALARGINVAAGHVTNQAVASSLGYSHTDGLEALKETGLF, from the coding sequence ATGATTGTCGGCATACCGAAAGAAATCAAGAATAACGAAAACCGGGTCGGGATCACGCCGGCGGGAGTCGAAGCGTTAAAAAAAGCAGGCCATACCGTGCTGATTGAAACTTCGGCGGGAGCAGGCAGCGGATTCGATGATTCGGAATACCGGGACAAAGGAGCGGAGATTCTGTCCTCTGCTTCAGAGGTCTGGTCCAGAGCGGAGATGGTGATCAAGGTGAAGGAGCCTCTGCCGGAAGAGTATGGCTTCTTCCGCCGAAATCTGATCCTGTTCACGTATCTCCATTTGGCTCCTGAGGCGGGACTTACGAAGGCGCTCGTGGAAAGCGGCGTTGTTGCCGTTGGTTACGAAACGATCCAGCTCGAGGACGGCTCTCTGCCGCTGCTGACGCCCATGAGCGAAGTTGCGGGGCGGATGGCCGTTCAGATCGGGGCAGGGCTGCTGGAGAAGCCGCACGGCGGCAAAGGCATCTTAATGGGCGGCGTTCCGGGAGTGAAGCCGGCAGAAGTCGTAATCGTCGGGGGAGGTGTGGTCGGTACCAATGCTGCAAAGGTCGCGATCGGTATGGGGGCTAGAGTGACCATCCTTGATTTGAACGCGAATCGGCTGCGGGAGCTGGACGATATTTTCGGCGGCCGGCTGATCACGATTATGTCGGATTCCTATCATCTTGAAGAGGCGGTTCGCAAAGCCGATTTGCTGATTGGCGCCGTGTTGATTCCTGGGGCCCGTGCGCCGAAGCTGATCAAGGAATATATGGTCCGGCAGATGACGGAAGGCTCTGTAATCGTTGATGTCGCTATCGACCAGGGAGGCTCGATCGAGACGATCGACCGTATTACGACTCATGAGAATCCAACTTATATCAAGCATGGTGTTGTTCATTATGCGGTGGCAAATATGCCGGGAGCGGTTGCCCGGACCTCGACGCTTGCTCTGACCAATGTGACGATTCCTTATGCGCTGCAGATAGCGAATTTAGGCATACTCGAAGCGGCGGAGGGGAATACCGCGCTCGCTCGCGGCATCAATGTGGCAGCCGGGCATGTCACCAATCAGGCGGTGGCCTCAAGCTTGGGCTATTCGCATACAGACGGATTGGAAGCTTTGAAGGAGACGGGACTCTTTTAA
- a CDS encoding Rha family transcriptional regulator, translated as MSSKKPITPYGWAIKQRLAEMRLSQKDFCQLYGIPPYRLSNLIYGTRRAMRYRRQVDRLLNIPPAIPGEPDDE; from the coding sequence ATGAGCAGCAAAAAGCCCATAACCCCTTACGGATGGGCCATCAAGCAGCGTCTGGCGGAGATGCGGCTGAGTCAGAAGGACTTTTGCCAACTGTACGGTATACCGCCCTACCGACTGTCCAATCTCATCTACGGAACGCGCCGGGCCATGCGCTACCGCCGGCAAGTCGACCGTTTGCTAAACATACCTCCTGCCATTCCGGGTGAACCGGATGATGAATGA
- a CDS encoding helix-turn-helix domain-containing protein, translating to MQSIYDRIELLISKKGITKKAFCEQLGISTGNLGDWKRGKSTPGTHKLIEIGAFFGVSLDWLILGKNSPSILREGSEDYFFEQIRQSDCHFDKLEPREKEFIKEYLAFSEYRRRKQDEQPPE from the coding sequence ATGCAGTCCATTTATGATCGAATTGAGCTTTTGATTAGCAAAAAAGGCATCACCAAAAAAGCATTCTGCGAGCAGCTCGGCATCAGTACAGGCAATTTGGGAGATTGGAAACGGGGCAAGTCCACGCCCGGAACGCATAAATTAATCGAAATCGGCGCTTTTTTCGGCGTCAGTCTGGACTGGCTCATCTTGGGCAAGAACTCTCCGTCCATACTGCGTGAAGGAAGCGAGGATTATTTTTTTGAGCAAATACGGCAATCCGATTGCCATTTCGATAAGCTGGAGCCTCGTGAGAAGGAATTTATCAAGGAATATCTCGCTTTTTCTGAATACCGCAGACGGAAACAGGATGAACAGCCTCCCGAATAA
- the cysK gene encoding cysteine synthase A has translation MGKIVKNLTELIGHTPLLELSSFKEDGAEANILAKLEYFNPAGSVKDRIGYAMIKDAEDKGLINKETTIIEPTSGNTGIGLAFAAAALGYRLIIILPESFSIERRKLLKQLGAELVLTQASEGMAGAIRKAEELAADIPNSYIPQQFENPANPEIHRKTTAEEIWNDTEGKVDIFVGGVGTGGTVTGVGEVLKERNPQVRIVAVEPAGSPVLSGGQRGPHAIQGIGAGFVPANFNRAVVDEIVTVKNEEAIQTAQKLARKEGLLVGISSGAAAFAAYQLAKRPENQGKNIVVILPDTGERYISTDLFPEE, from the coding sequence ATGGGGAAAATCGTTAAGAATTTGACCGAGCTGATTGGACATACGCCGCTTCTCGAATTGTCCAGTTTCAAAGAGGACGGCGCGGAAGCGAACATTCTGGCCAAGCTGGAGTATTTCAATCCGGCGGGCAGTGTGAAGGACCGGATCGGGTACGCTATGATCAAGGATGCCGAAGACAAGGGGCTCATTAACAAGGAGACAACCATTATTGAGCCGACCAGCGGCAATACCGGCATCGGCCTTGCTTTTGCGGCGGCGGCTCTGGGCTATCGGTTGATTATTATTTTGCCTGAATCCTTCAGTATAGAGCGTCGAAAGCTTTTGAAGCAGCTCGGGGCGGAACTTGTGCTGACCCAGGCTTCGGAGGGCATGGCGGGCGCAATTCGCAAAGCGGAGGAGCTGGCCGCCGATATCCCCAATTCCTACATCCCGCAGCAGTTTGAAAATCCGGCCAATCCCGAAATTCACCGGAAGACGACGGCCGAAGAAATCTGGAACGATACCGAGGGAAAAGTAGATATTTTCGTCGGCGGCGTAGGTACAGGAGGAACGGTCACGGGAGTCGGCGAGGTTCTCAAGGAGCGCAATCCGCAAGTGCGTATTGTGGCCGTGGAACCGGCCGGATCGCCTGTTCTGTCAGGCGGGCAACGGGGACCACATGCAATTCAGGGCATTGGAGCAGGATTCGTGCCGGCGAACTTTAACCGGGCCGTGGTGGATGAGATTGTTACGGTGAAGAATGAAGAGGCGATACAGACGGCCCAGAAGCTGGCCAGGAAGGAAGGGCTGCTTGTCGGGATTTCTTCCGGTGCCGCGGCATTCGCCGCTTATCAGCTGGCCAAGAGACCGGAGAATCAAGGCAAGAATATCGTCGTCATTTTGCCGGACACCGGCGAACGGTACATTTCGACCGATTTGTTTCCAGAGGAATAA
- a CDS encoding glutathione peroxidase, with the protein MSVYDYQANTLSGQEESLSKYEGKVLLIVNTASKCGFTPQYEGLQKLYDTFKDRGFAVLGFPSNQFASQEPGSSEEIQEFCRLNYGVSFPMYEKIDVNGDNAHPLYKYLTKEAPGALGSKSVKWNFTKFLVDREGRVLKRFAPTTTPESIEQEIKTVLD; encoded by the coding sequence GTGAGCGTGTATGATTACCAGGCCAATACCCTGAGCGGTCAAGAAGAATCCTTGTCCAAATACGAAGGCAAAGTGCTGCTTATTGTGAATACGGCCAGCAAATGCGGCTTCACCCCCCAATATGAAGGTCTTCAGAAATTGTATGATACATTTAAAGATCGGGGCTTCGCCGTGCTCGGCTTTCCGAGCAATCAGTTTGCATCCCAGGAGCCCGGCAGCAGCGAAGAAATCCAGGAATTTTGCCGGCTCAACTATGGCGTCTCCTTTCCGATGTATGAAAAAATCGATGTCAACGGCGACAATGCCCATCCTCTTTACAAGTATTTAACGAAGGAGGCTCCGGGCGCACTCGGCTCCAAAAGCGTAAAATGGAACTTCACCAAATTCCTGGTCGACCGCGAGGGACGCGTGTTGAAGCGCTTTGCCCCGACAACGACGCCTGAAAGCATTGAACAGGAGATTAAGACAGTGCTGGATTGA
- a CDS encoding organic hydroperoxide resistance protein yields MKALYTATATVRGGREGSFESSDGALKHNLSMPKELGGPGGSGTNPEQLFAAGYGACYESALANVARKEGVKLQDVEVTSNVSIGKDENDGGFKLSVRLDVKISGVDHDKAEDLAKKAHAFCPYSKATRGNIDVELNVLELSRQ; encoded by the coding sequence ATGAAAGCATTGTATACGGCTACCGCAACGGTTCGAGGCGGACGTGAAGGCTCATTTGAATCCTCCGACGGCGCCTTGAAGCATAATCTCAGCATGCCCAAAGAGTTGGGCGGTCCGGGAGGTTCCGGTACGAATCCCGAGCAGCTGTTCGCTGCAGGATACGGCGCCTGCTATGAAAGCGCATTGGCCAATGTTGCCCGCAAGGAGGGCGTCAAGCTCCAGGATGTGGAGGTTACGTCCAATGTATCGATCGGCAAAGACGAGAACGACGGCGGTTTCAAGCTGTCCGTGCGGCTGGATGTGAAGATATCGGGTGTAGACCATGATAAAGCGGAGGATTTGGCGAAAAAAGCCCATGCATTCTGTCCGTATTCCAAAGCGACGAGAGGCAATATTGACGTCGAGCTGAATGTGCTGGAGCTCAGCCGGCAGTAA